Proteins from one Bombus affinis isolate iyBomAffi1 chromosome 1, iyBomAffi1.2, whole genome shotgun sequence genomic window:
- the LOC126918387 gene encoding PP2C-like domain-containing protein CG9801, with product MPSLRKKVAGFMRQLSISNLAGAVENLSQGEQTLRSPRSLTQDFTSGCFITRYLDGLETKQEGPAILHGRNPEELPIRQLGNFQQDRDVVSAHTGPDNGLTTVNVQQRHLSINDIDIDYIDMLDQGEQYRNTSTTTTPTIAGITDWFNPHEMAYGIATTLYEKNPTNNTNNGEPIADCFGIVVRSNSAILALADGVNWGTKASIAARSAVHGSIEYLNKALFCPSINGEMTTTKDVFIALLRSFHAAHSLILQEQGMLTTLTVCAVLPLPNSDSNTEKNKYMACTCNVGDSLAYVYSRKTGVREITRGSHDIHCMRDMRDALGALGPVDGSNPELNNLTLAMTEVEKGDIVFLTSDGISDNFDPVVGKFAILPCHNSVPDSNVKNHTEGRSKTRRKSAENLRHAESGNSNRNKSNLPVVEAYQRHELTLLRMEDLLRRGVSGEGPPCNSAKHLCELLLDFAVRITAAKRRILEDTDLYYAQNKDGQLIQLSKQEQRTRRIKTLDKVSMIPGKLDHATVVAYVVGSINSEYGL from the exons ATGCCAAGTTTGCGAAAAAAAGTTGCTGGTTTTATGCGACAACTATCTATTAGCAATTTGGCTGGAGCTGTAGAAAATTTAAGTCAGGGAGAACAGACTTTACGTAGTCCTAGATCATTAACGCAAGATTTTACAAGTGGTTGTTTTATTACACGGTATCTTGATGG ttTGGAAACAAAACAGGAAGGGCCAGCAATTTTGCATGGCAGAAATCCAGAGGAACTTCCAATTAGgcagcttggaaattttcagcAAGATAGAGATGTAGTTTCCGCTCATACAGGTCCAGATAATGGACTTACAACTGTTAATGTACAACAAAGACATTTAAGTATTAATGATATTGATATAGATTACATTGATATGTTAGATCAAGGAGAACAATATAGAAATA CATCAACAACAACAACTCCTACAATTGCTGGTATTACTGATTGGTTTAATCCTCATGAAATGGCTTATGGAATTGCTACTACATTATATGAGAAAAATCCtacaaataatacaaataatggTGAACCAATAGCAGATTGTTTTGGTATTGTAGTAAGATCGAATTCAGCTATTTTAGCACTTGCTGATGGTGTTAATTGGG gTACCAAAGCAAGTATTGCAGCAAGGTCTGCAGTACATGGAAGTATAGAATACTTAAATAAAGCACTTTTTTGTCCTTCAATTAATGGAGAAATGACTACAACAAAAGACGTTTTTATAGCACTACTTCGTTCATTCCATGCTGCACATTCGTTAATTTTGCAGGAACAAGGAATGCTTACAACATTAACTGTGTGTGCAGTTCTACCACTGCCAAATTCTGATTCTAAtacagaaaaaaataaatatatggcATGTACCTGTAATGTTGGTGACAGTTTAGCTTATGTGTATTCAAG GAAAACTGGTGTAAGAGAAATAACAAGAGGATCCCATGATATTCACTGTATGCGTGACATGCGTGATGCTCTTGGAGCTTTAGGCCCTGTGGATGGATCTAATCCTGAATTGAATAATTTGACTCTTGCAATGACCGAAGTTGAGAAAGGAGATATTGTATTTTTGACTAGTGATGGAATTTCGGATAATTTTGACCCTGTAGTCGGAAAATTTGCTATTTTACCATGTCACAATTCCGTACCTGATTCAAATGTAAAAAATCACACTGAAGGAAGATCAAAAACACGTCGAAAGTCTGCAGAAAACTTAAGACATGCAGAATCCGGCAATAGTAATAGAAATAAATCTAACTTGCCTGTAGTTGAGGCGTATCAAAGACACGAGCTCACATTGCTTAGAATGGAAGATTTGTTAAGAAGGGGTGTATCTGGAGAAGGACCACCATGTAACAGTGCCAAACATCTCTGCGAACTCCTCTTAGATTTTGCA GTACGGATAACTGCCGCTAAAAGACGAATATTGGAAGATACAGATTTATATTATGCACAAAATAAAGATGGCCAATTAATTCAGCTTTCCAAACAAGAACAGAGAACTCGACGAATAAAAACTTTGGATAAGGTTTCCATGATCCCTGGAAAATTAGATCATGCTACAGTTGTAGCATATGTAGTTGGATCTATCAATTCAGAATATGGTTTATAA
- the LOC126918372 gene encoding protein zyg-11 homolog B-like codes for MFESPKSLLEVCIDFICNNVLDLCDVHLGDTEEHSPNSLDTNTCSKASNDGSSSSATRLSFRHPDAFLPAEVSEQLLAHLCEKKTLSDLTITLFNAKSTRLRHVRLKDASTLSAKGLKVLKQHKVVDLMVNGLKITVNDLISCLGDWSLQNLRSLSVAKGSFIDCSRYCVVVTLSKLRSLHTLNVSCTEFNTHGLGIVVENFPLLESLDISCTKVNDITALKKCKNRLKTLNMYNLKIDESTDLVSVLLELNELRNLDISDEKDMHALNCMFVPGKPDIEDFLKAVHCMPYLTSLDLSGRSDINSKDLKEFIKAHTYLRFLGLVSTDACYDDSLTNPADEYYKPGLIVTGTATESQILEGLRRYTCRPLYLEKCLFNLFRLTHNFLESRIDVIKLVLPAMREHPQEVRVQVPCTACLYNLTKGEFSIMIHPSILKQVVELTMIAMECYPANYRLQMNTLLILCSDRILQEITFDKYRCARLVLNSLLTFNEPSMNRMSVAICSILAAKISTVETSLLGAQPQYMSKLLAMVRTKVETKSVDITMKFTLSALWNLTDESATTCEVFLDEGGMELFLKVLESFQGQFSVETKVLGSLNNIAEVVHLRPRLMQPRFISMLSTLLTSVHIDVSYFAAGIAAHLLSDGPHTWPIISLMPSRDVLLEQLAYTITHWQTPQGEMVAYRSFHPFFPLLHCSDAYPVQLWAVWAIHHVCTKNPKRYCSMLVREGGVEILKCLENMHTDQTTRPNLQNLCRSIFETLELNS; via the exons atgtttgAGTCACCGAAAAGCCTCCTTGAGGTTTGCATAGATTTTATTTGTAACAATGTCTTGGATTTATGTGACGTACACCTAGGTGATACGGAAGAACATTCCCCTAATTCACTGGATACAAACACGTGTA GTAAAGCATCTAATGATGGATCATCAAGTTCAGCTACAAGACTTAGTTTTAGACATCCAGATGCTTTTTTACCAGCTGAAGTATCAGAACAATTATTGGCTCACCTTTGTGAGAAAAAGACATTATCTGATTTAACAATTACACTTTTCAACGCAAAGTCCACCAGGTTAAG ACATGTACGGTTGAAAGATGCATCTACATTATCAGCGAAAGGCTTAAAAGTTTTAAAACAGCATAAAGTGGTAGATCTAATGGTAAATGGGTTAAAAATAACTGTTAATGATCTTATAAGTTGTTTAGGTGACTGGAGTTTACAAAATCTTAGATCATTAAGTGTAGCAAAAGGAAGTTTTATAGACTGTTCTCG GTATTGTGTGGTAGTAACTTTAAGTAAATTGAGGTCACTGCACACATTAAATGTATCATGTACAGAGTTTAATACACATGGTTTGGGGATAGTAGTTGAGAATTTTCCTCTTCTAGAAAGTTTAGACATTTCATGTACAAAGGTGAATGATATAACAGCACTGAAAAAGTGTAAAAATCGTCTAAAAACActtaatatgtataatttgaAGATAGATGAAAGTACAGATTTAGTCTCAGTATTATTGGAGCTGAATGAATTAAGGAATTTAGATATTTCAGATGAAAAAGATATGCATGCTCTTAACTGTATGTTTGTGCCCGGAAAGCCAGACATAGAAGATTTTCTGAAAGCTGTACATTGTATGCCATATCTAACTAGTTTAGATTTATctg GTAGAAGTGATATAAATTCAAAagatttaaaagaatttattaaagCTCATACATATTTAAGGTTTTTGGGACTTGTAAGTACAGATGCTTGTTATGATGACAGTTTAACAAATCCCGCAGACGAATATTACAAGCCTGGACTTATT GTTACTGGTACAGCCACAGAATCTCAAATTTTAGAAGGTTTGAGAAGATATACGTGCAGGCCACTTTATCTTGAGAaatgtttatttaatttattccgtTTAACACACAACTTTCTTGAATCACGGATTGATGTTATAAAATTAGTATTGCCTGCAATGAGAGAACATCCACAAGAAGTACGTGTACAAGTGCCATGTACTGCATGTCTTTATAATCTCACAAAAGGTGAATTCTCCATTATGATTCACCCATCAATTCTCAAACAAGTTGTTGAACTAACAATGATTGCAATGGAATGTTATCCAGCCAACTATCGACTTCAAATGAATACATTATTAATTTTGTGTAGTGACAGAATTCTACAGGAAATTACTTTTGACAAATACAG ATGTGCAAGATTAGTGTTAAATTCTTTGTTGACCTTTAACGAACCCTCAATGAATCGTATGTCTGTTGCCATTTGCTCCATATTGGCAGCAAAAATATCAACGGTGGAAACATCTTTGCTGGGTGCTCAACCTCAATATATGTCTAAATTATTAGCAATGGTTAGGACTAAAGTTGAAACTAAATCAGTAGACATAACAATGAAGTTTACATTAAGTGCTCTATGGAATTTAACTGATGAAAGTGCTACAACATGTGAAGTCTTTCTAGATGAAGGTGGGATGGAATTATTTCTTAAAGTGTTAGAAAGTTTCCAAGGACAATTTAGTGTTGAAACTAAAGTACTTGGTTCATTAAACAATATAGCAGAG GTGGTTCATCTAAGACCAAGACTTATGCAACCTAGGTTCATTTCTATGCTTTCTACGTTGCTGACATCTGTACATATTGATGTATCTTATTTCGCAGCAGGTATTGCTGCACATTTACTTAGCGATGGTCCACATACATGGCCTATAATATCCTTAATGCCAAGTAGAGATGTATTATTAGAACAATTAGCATATACTATAACACATTGGCAAACTCCTCAAGGGGAAATGGTTGCATATAGAAGTTTCCATCCATTTTTCCCACTTCTGCATTGTTCAGATGCATATCCTGTTCAACTTTGGGCAGTTTGGGCAATACATCATGTATGCACAAAGAATC CAAAACGGTATTGCAGTATGTTAGTCAGAGAAGGTGgagtagaaatattaaaatgtttgGAGAATATGCATACAGATCAGACAACAAGACCAAACTTACAAAATTTATGTCGATCAATTTTTGAAACACTTGAACTAAATTCTTAA
- the LOC126918403 gene encoding polyadenylate-binding protein 2-like isoform X2, protein MIKLDILYCEMSESDLLAADHIDGLDGLENGQDGDAIMQCDGVKRELNEANIDDPELEAIKARVREMEEEAEKLKQLQSEVDKQMNMGSPPGITSPLNMSLEDKMEVDNRSIYVGNVDYGATAEELEQHFHGCGSINRVTILCNKFDGHPKGFAYIEFAERDSVQTAMAIDESMFRGRQIKVMPKRTNRPGLSVTNRGPRGARGYRGIARGIIRGSAYFGYRPIRRPRSYRRGYYMPY, encoded by the exons AAATGTCTGAATCAGATCTTTTAGCTGCTGATCATATTGATGGTCTAGACGGACTTGAAAATGGTCAAGATGGAGATGCTATTATGCAGTGCGATGGTGTAAAACGTGAATTAAATGAAGCAAATATTGATGATCCG gaACTAGAGGCTATTAAAGCACGTGTTCGGGAAATGGAGGAAGAAGCAGAAAAATTAAAACAATTACAATCTGAAGTGGACAAACAAATGAATATGGGTAGTCCACCCGGAATAA CAAGTCCATTAAATATGTCACTCGAAGACAAAATGGAAGTTGATAATAGGTCCATCTATGTTGGTAAT GTTGATTACGGCGCCACAGCAGAAGAATTAGAGCAACATTTTCATGGTTGTGGCAGTATTAACAGAGTAACAATATTGTGCAATAAATTTGATGGACATCCCAAGGGTTTCGCTTACATAGAATTTGCAGAACGTGATTCTGTACAAACAGCTATGGCAATAGATGAATCTATGTTTAGAGGACGTCAAATTAAAGTAATGCCTAAAAGAACAAATAGACCTGGATTGTCAGTGACAAATAG AGGGCCACGGGGAGCACGAGGTTACCGAGGTATAGCCAGAGGAATCATACGTGGTAGTGCATATTTTGGATATAGACCTATAAGACGACCTAG AAGCTATAGGCGAGGATACTACATGCCGTATTGA
- the LOC126918403 gene encoding polyadenylate-binding protein 2-B-like isoform X3 — MSESDLLAADHIDGLDGLENGQDGDAIMQCDGVKRELNEANIDDPELEAIKARVREMEEEAEKLKQLQSEVDKQMNMGSPPGITSPLNMSLEDKMEVDNRSIYVGNVDYGATAEELEQHFHGCGSINRVTILCNKFDGHPKGFAYIEFAERDSVQTAMAIDESMFRGRQIKVMPKRTNRPGLSVTNRGPRGARGYRGIARGIIRGSAYFGYRPIRRPRSYRRGYYMPY; from the exons ATGTCTGAATCAGATCTTTTAGCTGCTGATCATATTGATGGTCTAGACGGACTTGAAAATGGTCAAGATGGAGATGCTATTATGCAGTGCGATGGTGTAAAACGTGAATTAAATGAAGCAAATATTGATGATCCG gaACTAGAGGCTATTAAAGCACGTGTTCGGGAAATGGAGGAAGAAGCAGAAAAATTAAAACAATTACAATCTGAAGTGGACAAACAAATGAATATGGGTAGTCCACCCGGAATAA CAAGTCCATTAAATATGTCACTCGAAGACAAAATGGAAGTTGATAATAGGTCCATCTATGTTGGTAAT GTTGATTACGGCGCCACAGCAGAAGAATTAGAGCAACATTTTCATGGTTGTGGCAGTATTAACAGAGTAACAATATTGTGCAATAAATTTGATGGACATCCCAAGGGTTTCGCTTACATAGAATTTGCAGAACGTGATTCTGTACAAACAGCTATGGCAATAGATGAATCTATGTTTAGAGGACGTCAAATTAAAGTAATGCCTAAAAGAACAAATAGACCTGGATTGTCAGTGACAAATAG AGGGCCACGGGGAGCACGAGGTTACCGAGGTATAGCCAGAGGAATCATACGTGGTAGTGCATATTTTGGATATAGACCTATAAGACGACCTAG AAGCTATAGGCGAGGATACTACATGCCGTATTGA